The following proteins are co-located in the Nerophis ophidion isolate RoL-2023_Sa linkage group LG04, RoL_Noph_v1.0, whole genome shotgun sequence genome:
- the gng8 gene encoding guanine nucleotide-binding protein G(I)/G(S)/G(O) subunit gamma-8 isoform X1 codes for MFMCLKAQHVSGCVLLQAGSPDRMSHNMAKIADARKTVEQLKLEVNIERMMVSKAAADLMAYCEAHAKDDPLVAPVPSSENPFREKKLFCEIL; via the exons ATGTTTATGTGTCTGAAAGCTCAGCACGTCTCCGGGTGTGTTTTGCTGCAGGCTGGCAGTCCTGACAGAATGTCCCACAACATGGCCAAGATCGCAGATGCTCGAAAGACGGTGGAGCAATTAAAGCTGGAGGTCAACATAGAGAGGATGATG GTATCCAAAGCAGCTGCCGACCTGATGGcctattgtgaagcacatgccaAAGACGATCCTCTGGTGGCCCCTGTACCCTCCTCAGAGAACCCCTTTAGAGAAAAGAAGTTATTCTGTGAGATACTTTAA
- the gng8 gene encoding guanine nucleotide-binding protein G(I)/G(S)/G(O) subunit gamma-8 isoform X2, producing the protein MSHNMAKIADARKTVEQLKLEVNIERMMVSKAAADLMAYCEAHAKDDPLVAPVPSSENPFREKKLFCEIL; encoded by the exons ATGTCCCACAACATGGCCAAGATCGCAGATGCTCGAAAGACGGTGGAGCAATTAAAGCTGGAGGTCAACATAGAGAGGATGATG GTATCCAAAGCAGCTGCCGACCTGATGGcctattgtgaagcacatgccaAAGACGATCCTCTGGTGGCCCCTGTACCCTCCTCAGAGAACCCCTTTAGAGAAAAGAAGTTATTCTGTGAGATACTTTAA